A window of Gottschalkia purinilytica genomic DNA:
AAAAAAGAAGCAAACCGGATTTATAATTTTATTCATAGTTGTTATGTTGACTAGTCTAATTATAAAAGAGAAAGGATTACATATATTTAATGAAGGAAATAAAAAGTTAAAGCTATCAAAAGAGCTCAATATTATATTAGAAGATAAATCACAGGTTAAGTTATACGATGAAGGATTTACAATTAGTAATGACAAATATATAACTAACTATAACTTAGATGGTGAAAAAACTTGGTCAGAAGCTATATCATATAAAAATGGACTAGCTTTATTAGGTAAAAACAATACATACTTAGGGGACTTGGAAAGTGGAAAAATTGTAGCTATAAATAATAAAGGTGAAAAGATATGGACATATGAAACTCATAATCCCATACATATGATAACCAATAGAAAAGATTATTTAATTATATTTTCTAAGATTAATAGAGATATAAGAAAAGTGCATATAATTAATCAAGATGGAAAAGAAATATTTTCAAGACAAGAAAGCAAAAAAGAATTTTTAGCTGCAAATGTTTCTCCTAATGGAAAAGGATTTGCGGTATCTTCAATAGACTTAGACAAAGTAGTGCTTAAAGGAGTAGTAACTTATTTTAGAGAAGACAATTCTAATTCATTAGAAAAGGAATTTGAAAGAGAAACTGTATATGATATATTATTTATTAATAATAATAAAATATTATTAATAATGGAAAAGAGATTAGTTTGCATAGATGATGAAGGAAATATCATTTGGAAAAAGAACTTATCAAATTCTATAAGAGATTTAGCAGTTTTAAAAAATAATAATATAGCTATTTTATATGATGAAGATACTTCAAAGCTAGAGATATTACATGCTGAAGGTGACACTGAATATAAAAAATCTTTTAAATCACAGTATAAAGATATTATTACAGATGAAAATAAAATCTTTTTGGTAGGAGAAAAAAATATAACAGGAATTAATAAGAATAACATATTTTTAGAATATAGATCTAGGGAAAAAATAAAAAAAGTAGATAAAATTGATGAAAAGGTATTTATATTTGATGAACAAAAAGTTAAAATCATGGATATAGTGAATAGATAACAAATGATAAGGAGTGTGATAAAGTGAACTGGATAGATGCTGTAGTAATAGCTATACTAGCTTATAACGTGCTGATGGGATTAAGTAGAGGTTTTGTAGTTTCAGTTTTAAGTTTATTAAGCTTCTTTGTATCTTATATTGTAGCTAAATCCTATGCGCCTGCATTAACTCAATTATTGCAAGATAATACTAACTTATTTTCAAAACTTAGCGAAGTTGTAGCAAAGAGTGTAAATGGTGTACAGAACGCAAATGTAAATTCTCTTTTGGATGGATACAAAGTAACTGAGACAGTTTCAAATTCAGGTGGAAATACACTAGCTCAAATATTAACTAGTGTAATAGTTGGGGCTGTAAGCTTTATTATTATATATGCTTTAGCAAAAGGATTGTTTTCATTTGCTATAAGAGTGATAAACAGAGGTGTCCAGTTCCCAATTCTAAAGCAAGCAAATGGAGTATTAGGACTTGCTTTTGGAACAGTAAAAGGATTACTAATATTATATCTACTATTCGCTATTGTTACACCATTAGTAGTTATTTTCACAAATAGTGCAATATCTCAAAGTATATTTAATTCTAAAATAGGATATTTTTTCTATGAACATAATATACTATTAGATTACTTAAAAGGAACTGTAATATAAAATAAACTGGCTTTTTAGCCAGTTTATTTTATTTCTATTATTTATCTTTCTTTAAAAGATCTATAGCCTCCATAGTAGTTATTTCTCCAGAACTTAATTTAGAAGCAATATCTTTTTTGTTAGATTTTGACTCATCTTTATAGCCTAACGATTCTATAATATTTTCTAATTTATTTCTGATAGTAGGATAAGATAATCCCATTTCTTTTTCTATTTCTTTTAGATTACCCTTGTTTTTAATAAAAATTTCTAAAAAATTTTTTTCTTCACTATTTAACTGGCAAAACTTACATAAGTAAAAACTACCTTCAATAGTAGTATCACAATACTCACAATGAAGTTTAGTAATAGTTATTTTATTACTACATATGGGGCACTTTCCTATAGTTTCTTTCTCCAATATATCACCTTCTCTATATATTCCAAAATAATACTTATATTATATTATCAATATTTTTAAATTAAATATTCGTTATTATGAGATTTATATTTAATTTATTAATATTACGTTTTGTACCTTAGCGTTATACTTATACTAATTTACTCGTAAAAATAATTAAAAACATATATATTTATACTAGTTATAGCATTTATACATTGTTATTTGCGATATATAATAACTATAAAAGTATAAACTATATAATTAAGATGTACAGATAAAGTTCAATTGCCATAAATGTTCAGAGTTAGCATGAAATAATTAGTTATATTACATACTATATTAAGATATTAATATAGAAAATATTTATTTACTATAATATAATATAGATAACTTCTATATATATATTTTCCAACTGTTAAGATTAAACTAGTATACTATATTTATAATAGTTATATATGATTTTTTGTATATTTATATATAGAGGAGGATTTTTACTATGAGAAAAGAGATAGATGCTAGAAAACAAGACTGTCCAAGACCAGTTATAATGACTAAAAAGGTTTTGGATGAGTTATCAGAAGGATTAGTAACTACTATAGTTGATAATGAAATAGCAAAAGAAAATGTTTCAAAGTTAGCTCAAAGTTTAGGTCTTAACTATGAAGTTGAAGAAAAGGATAATGATTTCCATATTCATATTAAAAAAGGCAGTAATGACATAAGTATAAAAAGTGAAAATGAAATACCTAATATTGAAATAGGCAATAAGAATACAGTAATATTATTTGGAAAAGATAAAATTGGACATGGAAATGATGAGCTAGGAAAAGTGCTAATAAAAGGATTTATATATACACTTACAGAAGTAGATGAACTTCCATCAACTTTATTATTTCTAAATGCAGGAGTTAAATTAACAACCGAAGGATCAGAAGTTATAGAAGACCTTAAAAAACTAGAGGAAAAGGGAGTAGAAATACTTTCTTGTGGAACTTGCTTAGACTATTATAGTTTAAAAGAACAACTATTAGTAGGTGGAGTAACAA
This region includes:
- a CDS encoding DUF5711 family protein, with translation MESNEKTEGNIKKKQTGFIILFIVVMLTSLIIKEKGLHIFNEGNKKLKLSKELNIILEDKSQVKLYDEGFTISNDKYITNYNLDGEKTWSEAISYKNGLALLGKNNTYLGDLESGKIVAINNKGEKIWTYETHNPIHMITNRKDYLIIFSKINRDIRKVHIINQDGKEIFSRQESKKEFLAANVSPNGKGFAVSSIDLDKVVLKGVVTYFREDNSNSLEKEFERETVYDILFINNNKILLIMEKRLVCIDDEGNIIWKKNLSNSIRDLAVLKNNNIAILYDEDTSKLEILHAEGDTEYKKSFKSQYKDIITDENKIFLVGEKNITGINKNNIFLEYRSREKIKKVDKIDEKVFIFDEQKVKIMDIVNR
- a CDS encoding CvpA family protein encodes the protein MNWIDAVVIAILAYNVLMGLSRGFVVSVLSLLSFFVSYIVAKSYAPALTQLLQDNTNLFSKLSEVVAKSVNGVQNANVNSLLDGYKVTETVSNSGGNTLAQILTSVIVGAVSFIIIYALAKGLFSFAIRVINRGVQFPILKQANGVLGLAFGTVKGLLILYLLFAIVTPLVVIFTNSAISQSIFNSKIGYFFYEHNILLDYLKGTVI
- a CDS encoding DUF2089 domain-containing protein; translation: MEKETIGKCPICSNKITITKLHCEYCDTTIEGSFYLCKFCQLNSEEKNFLEIFIKNKGNLKEIEKEMGLSYPTIRNKLENIIESLGYKDESKSNKKDIASKLSSGEITTMEAIDLLKKDK
- the yedF gene encoding sulfurtransferase-like selenium metabolism protein YedF, which produces MRKEIDARKQDCPRPVIMTKKVLDELSEGLVTTIVDNEIAKENVSKLAQSLGLNYEVEEKDNDFHIHIKKGSNDISIKSENEIPNIEIGNKNTVILFGKDKIGHGNDELGKVLIKGFIYTLTEVDELPSTLLFLNAGVKLTTEGSEVIEDLKKLEEKGVEILSCGTCLDYYSLKEQLLVGGVTNMYTIVEKMKESSNTITL